A region from the Mustela erminea isolate mMusErm1 chromosome 2, mMusErm1.Pri, whole genome shotgun sequence genome encodes:
- the TRAM1L1 gene encoding translocating chain-associated membrane protein 1-like 1, whose amino-acid sequence MAFRKKSTKNPPVLSHEFILQNHADLVACVGMFFVLGLMFEGTAEASIVFITLQHSVPFPAAAERATESKFLYYYGIKDLATVFFYMLVAIIIHATIQEYVLDKINRRMQFPKAKQSKFNESGQFSVFYLVSCIWGTFILISENCLSDPTLLWRAHPHNMMTFQMKFFYISQLAYWFHAFPELYFQRIKKQDIPRQLVYIGLHLFHIAGAYLLYLNHLGLVLLMMHYFVELLSHICDLCYFSDEKYQKEFSLWAIVFILGRLVTLIVSVVTVGFHLAGGQNRNPDALGGNVNVLAAKIAVLSSSCTIQAYITWNLFNVQLQRWMEEDTTLQAPVVKKKRTKGRSSRKGTENGVATSNRVDSPHKRKEKSS is encoded by the coding sequence ATGGCGTTTCGTAAGAAGAGCACCAAGAACCCCCCAGTCCTGAGCCACGAATTCATCCTGCAGAATCATGCGGACCTCGTCGCCTGTGTGGGGATGTTCTTCGTGCTGGGGCTTATGTTCGAGGGAACGGCCGAAGCATCTATCGTTTTTATTACTCTTCAGCACAGTGTTCCCTTCCCTGCAGCAGCAGAGCGAGCCACAGAATCAAAGTTCCTTTACTATTATGGCATCAAAGATTTGGCCACGGTTTTCTTCTACATGCTGGTGGCAATCATCATTCACGCCACAATTCAGGAGTATGTGTTGGATAAAATTAACAGGCGAATGCAGTTCCCCAAAGCGAAACAAAGCAAATTTAATGAGTCTGGCCAGTTTAGTGTGTTCTACCTGGTGTCTTGTATTTGGGGCACATTCATTCTCATTTCTGAAAACTGTCTGTCAGACCCAACTCTCTTATGGAGGGCTCATCCCCATAATATGATGACCTTCCAAATGAAGTTTTTCTACATATCACAGTTGGCTTACTGGTTTCATGCCTTTCCTGAACTCTATTTCCAGAGAATCAAAAAGCAAGACATCCCTCGTCAACTCGTCTACATTGGCCTTCACCTCTTTCACATCGCCGGAGCTTACCTCCTGTACTTGAATCATCTGGGACTTGTTCTTTTGATGATGCACTACTTTGTTGAGTTACTTTCCCACATTTGTGACCTGTGTTATTTTAGTGATGAAAAGTACCAGAAAGAGTTTTCTCTGTGGGCAATTGTGTTTATTTTGGGTCGACTTGTGACTCTAATTGTGTCTGTGGTGACTGTTGGCTTTCACCTGGCCGGAGGGCAGAATCGGAATCCAGATGCTCTTGGTGGAAATGTCAATGTGTTGGCAGCTAAAATCGCTGTTCTTTCATCCAGTTGCACCATCCAAGCGTACATAACATGGAATTTATTTAATGTCCAGCTTCAGAGGTGGATGGAGGAAGACACTACTCTTCAGGCCCCCGTTGTGAAGAAGAAACGGACTAAAGGGAGGTCTtctagaaaaggaacagaaaatggtGTAGCAACTTCAAATAGAGTAGACTCTCCccataaaaggaaagagaaatcttcATAG